The following coding sequences are from one Salmo salar unplaced genomic scaffold, Ssal_v3.1, whole genome shotgun sequence window:
- the LOC123732605 gene encoding stonustoxin subunit beta-like, translated as LDLNTVNRRLSLSEENRKVTCRREKQPYPDHPERFKVCRQVLCREGLTGRCYWEVEWSGIMGAGIGVTYKGINRRGRDDDCWLGYNDKSWSLFCSDNSYSARHNNNPTTIDVPSSSSHRVGVYLDWPAGTLSFYRASSDTLTHLITFTSTFTEPLYPGFRLWYDTSVSLCQTQHDVSL; from the coding sequence ctggacctaaacacagtaaacagacgcctctctctgtctgaggagaacagaaaggtgacatgtaggagagagaagcagccgtatcctgatcacccagagagatttaagGTCTgtagacaggtgctgtgtagagagggtctgactgggcgctgttactgggaggtagagtggagtgggataatgggggctggtataggagtgacatataaaggaatcaacaggagaggaagggatgatgactgttggcttggatacaatgacaagtcctggagtctgttctgctctgacaacagttactctgccaggcataataataatcccactaccatagacgtcccctcctccagctcccacagagtaggagtgtatctggactggccagccggcactctgtccttctatagagcctcctctgacacactgacccacctgatcacattcacctccacattcactgagcccctctacccAGGGTTTAGGCTTTGGTATGACACCTCAGTGTCTCTGTGTCAAACACAACATGATGTTTCACTCTAa